A genomic window from Phocoena sinus isolate mPhoSin1 chromosome 20, mPhoSin1.pri, whole genome shotgun sequence includes:
- the GRB7 gene encoding growth factor receptor-bound protein 7 isoform X2 encodes MELGLSPPHLSSSSEDLYLAPGTPPGTPPPPDVPLSEEVKRSQPLSIPTGRKLLRQEELRSTSLPSIPNPFPELCSPPSQTPILGGPSSARGLLPRDTSCPHVIKVYSEDGACRSVEVAAGATARYVCEMLVQRSHALSDENWGLVEGHPHLALERVLEDHESVVEVQAAWPIGGASRFLFRKNFAKYELFKNTPHSLFPEKMVSSCLDAHTGISHEDLIQNFLNAGSFPEIQGFLQLRGSGRKLWKRFFCFLRRSGLYYSTKGTSKDPRHLQYVADVNESNVYVVTQGRKLYGMPTDFGFCIKPNKLRNGHKGLRIFCSEDEQSRTCWLAAFRLFKYGVQLYKNYQQALCRHLRPPCVGSPPLRSVSDNTLVAMDFSGHAGRVIENPREALSAALEEAQAWRKKTNHRLSLPTPSSGTSLSAAIHRTQPWFHGRISREESQRLIGQQGLVDGVFLVRESQRNPQGFVLSLCHVQKVKHYLIMPSEEEGRLYFSMDEGQTRFTDLLQLVEFHQLNRGILPCLLRHCCTRVAL; translated from the exons ATGGAGCTGGGTCTGTCTCCACCTCATCTCAGCAGCTCCTCAGAAGACCTGTACCTGGCCCCTGGGACCCCTCCTGGGACTCCCCCACCTCCCGATGTTCCTCTGTCTGAGGAGGTGAAGAGGTCCCAGCCTCTGTCCATTCCGACCGGCAG GAAACTTCTTCGACAGGAGGAGCTGCGGTCAACCTCTCTACCCTCCATCCCCAACCCCTTCCCCGAGCTCTGCAGTCCTCCTTCACAGACCCCCATTCTTGGGGGGCCCTCCAGTGCAAGGGGGCTGCTCCCTCGAGACACCAGCTGCCCCCAT GTCATAAAGGTGTACAGTGAAGATGGGGCCTGCCGGTCAGTGGAGGTGGCAGCGGGCGCCACGGCTCGCTACGTGTGTGAGATGCTGGTACAGCGATCTCATGCCTTGAGTGACGAGAACTGGGGGCTGGTGGAGGGCCACCCCCACCTAGCACTGG AGCGGGTCTTGGAGGACCATGAGTCGGTGGTGGAAGTGCAGGCTGCCTGGCCCATCGGCGGAGCCAGCCGCTTTCTCTTCCGGAAGAACTTTGCCAAGTACGAGCTGTTCAAGAACACccca CACTCCCTGTTCCCAGAAAAGATGGTCTCCAGCTGTCTGGACGCACACACGGGCATATCCCACGAAGACCTCATCCAG AACTTCCTGAATGCAGGCAGCTTCCCAGAGATCCAGGGCTTCCTGCAGCTACGGGGGTCAGGACGCAAGCTTTGGAAACGCTTCTTCTGCTTCCTACGCCGGTCTGGCCTCTATTACTCCACCAAGGGCACCTCCAAG GATCCGAGGCACCTGCAGTACGTAGCGGATGTGAATGAGTCCAACGTGTACGTGGTGACCCAGGGCCGCAAGCTCTACGGGATGCCCACGGACTTTGGCTTCTGTATCAAG CCAAACAAGCTTCGAAATGGCCACAAGGGGCTTCGCATCTTCTGCAGTGAGGATGAACAGAGCCGCACCTGCTGGTTAGCCGCCTTCCGCCTCTTCAAG tATGGGGTGCAGCTGTATAAGAATTACCAGCAGGCACTGTGCCGCCATCTGCGCCCACCCTGTGTGGGTTCCCCGCCCTTG AGGAGTGTCTCAGACAACACCCTGGTGGCCATGGACTTCTCTGGCCACGCCGGGCGTGTCATCGAGAACCCCCGGGAAGCTCTGAGTGCCGCCCTGGAGGAGGCCCAGGCCTGGAGG AAGAAGACGAACCACCGACTAAGCCTGCCCACCCCGAGCTCCGGCACGAGCCTCAGTGCAG CCATCCACCGCACCCAACCCTGGTTCCACGGACGCATTTCCCGCGAGGAGAGCCAGCGGCTCATCGGGCAGCAGGGCCTGGTAGACGG CGTGTTCCTCGTGCGAGAGAGCCAGCGGAACCCGCAGGGCTTTGTCCTCTCGCTGTGCCATGTGCAGAAAGTCAAACATTACCTCATCATGCCG AGCGAGGAGGAGGGGCGCCTATACTTCAGCATGGACGAGGGCCAGACTCGCTTCACCGACCTGCTGCAGCTTGTGGAATTCCACCAGCTGAACCGCGGCATCCTGCCCTGCTTGCTGCGCCACTGCTGCACCCGCGTGGCCCTCTGA
- the MIEN1 gene encoding migration and invasion enhancer 1, whose amino-acid sequence MSGETGPASAAPPPGEVEPGSGVRIVVEYCEPCGFEATYLELASAVKEQYPGIEIESRLGSTGAFEIEINGQLVFSKLENGGFPYEKDLIEAIRRASNGEPLEKITNSRPPCVIL is encoded by the exons ATGAGCGGGGAGACAGGGCCGGCGTCCGCAGCGCCCCCTCCCGGGGAGGTCGAACCGGGCAGTGGGGTCCGCATCGTGGTAGAGTACTG TGAACCCTGCGGCTTCGAGGCGACCTACCTGGAGCTGGCGAGTGCCGTGAAGGAGCAGTATCCTGGCATCGAGATCGAGTCGCGCCTGGGGAGCACAG GGGCCTTTGAGATCGAAATCAATGGACAGCTGGTGTTCTCCAAGCTGGAGAATGGAGGCTTTCCTTATGAGAAAGAT CTCATTGAGGCCATCCGAAGAGCCAGTAACGGAGAACCCCTAGAAAAGATCACCAATAGCCGCCCTCCCTGCGTCATCCTGTGA
- the GRB7 gene encoding growth factor receptor-bound protein 7 isoform X1, whose translation MFLDRAGLRTLCPATLAGASPDVMELGLSPPHLSSSSEDLYLAPGTPPGTPPPPDVPLSEEVKRSQPLSIPTGRKLLRQEELRSTSLPSIPNPFPELCSPPSQTPILGGPSSARGLLPRDTSCPHVIKVYSEDGACRSVEVAAGATARYVCEMLVQRSHALSDENWGLVEGHPHLALERVLEDHESVVEVQAAWPIGGASRFLFRKNFAKYELFKNTPHSLFPEKMVSSCLDAHTGISHEDLIQNFLNAGSFPEIQGFLQLRGSGRKLWKRFFCFLRRSGLYYSTKGTSKDPRHLQYVADVNESNVYVVTQGRKLYGMPTDFGFCIKPNKLRNGHKGLRIFCSEDEQSRTCWLAAFRLFKYGVQLYKNYQQALCRHLRPPCVGSPPLRSVSDNTLVAMDFSGHAGRVIENPREALSAALEEAQAWRKKTNHRLSLPTPSSGTSLSAAIHRTQPWFHGRISREESQRLIGQQGLVDGVFLVRESQRNPQGFVLSLCHVQKVKHYLIMPSEEEGRLYFSMDEGQTRFTDLLQLVEFHQLNRGILPCLLRHCCTRVAL comes from the exons ATGTTCCTTGATAGAGCCGGGCTTCGAACGCTGTGTCCTGCTACTCTTGCTGGGGCTTCTCCAG aTGTCATGGAGCTGGGTCTGTCTCCACCTCATCTCAGCAGCTCCTCAGAAGACCTGTACCTGGCCCCTGGGACCCCTCCTGGGACTCCCCCACCTCCCGATGTTCCTCTGTCTGAGGAGGTGAAGAGGTCCCAGCCTCTGTCCATTCCGACCGGCAG GAAACTTCTTCGACAGGAGGAGCTGCGGTCAACCTCTCTACCCTCCATCCCCAACCCCTTCCCCGAGCTCTGCAGTCCTCCTTCACAGACCCCCATTCTTGGGGGGCCCTCCAGTGCAAGGGGGCTGCTCCCTCGAGACACCAGCTGCCCCCAT GTCATAAAGGTGTACAGTGAAGATGGGGCCTGCCGGTCAGTGGAGGTGGCAGCGGGCGCCACGGCTCGCTACGTGTGTGAGATGCTGGTACAGCGATCTCATGCCTTGAGTGACGAGAACTGGGGGCTGGTGGAGGGCCACCCCCACCTAGCACTGG AGCGGGTCTTGGAGGACCATGAGTCGGTGGTGGAAGTGCAGGCTGCCTGGCCCATCGGCGGAGCCAGCCGCTTTCTCTTCCGGAAGAACTTTGCCAAGTACGAGCTGTTCAAGAACACccca CACTCCCTGTTCCCAGAAAAGATGGTCTCCAGCTGTCTGGACGCACACACGGGCATATCCCACGAAGACCTCATCCAG AACTTCCTGAATGCAGGCAGCTTCCCAGAGATCCAGGGCTTCCTGCAGCTACGGGGGTCAGGACGCAAGCTTTGGAAACGCTTCTTCTGCTTCCTACGCCGGTCTGGCCTCTATTACTCCACCAAGGGCACCTCCAAG GATCCGAGGCACCTGCAGTACGTAGCGGATGTGAATGAGTCCAACGTGTACGTGGTGACCCAGGGCCGCAAGCTCTACGGGATGCCCACGGACTTTGGCTTCTGTATCAAG CCAAACAAGCTTCGAAATGGCCACAAGGGGCTTCGCATCTTCTGCAGTGAGGATGAACAGAGCCGCACCTGCTGGTTAGCCGCCTTCCGCCTCTTCAAG tATGGGGTGCAGCTGTATAAGAATTACCAGCAGGCACTGTGCCGCCATCTGCGCCCACCCTGTGTGGGTTCCCCGCCCTTG AGGAGTGTCTCAGACAACACCCTGGTGGCCATGGACTTCTCTGGCCACGCCGGGCGTGTCATCGAGAACCCCCGGGAAGCTCTGAGTGCCGCCCTGGAGGAGGCCCAGGCCTGGAGG AAGAAGACGAACCACCGACTAAGCCTGCCCACCCCGAGCTCCGGCACGAGCCTCAGTGCAG CCATCCACCGCACCCAACCCTGGTTCCACGGACGCATTTCCCGCGAGGAGAGCCAGCGGCTCATCGGGCAGCAGGGCCTGGTAGACGG CGTGTTCCTCGTGCGAGAGAGCCAGCGGAACCCGCAGGGCTTTGTCCTCTCGCTGTGCCATGTGCAGAAAGTCAAACATTACCTCATCATGCCG AGCGAGGAGGAGGGGCGCCTATACTTCAGCATGGACGAGGGCCAGACTCGCTTCACCGACCTGCTGCAGCTTGTGGAATTCCACCAGCTGAACCGCGGCATCCTGCCCTGCTTGCTGCGCCACTGCTGCACCCGCGTGGCCCTCTGA